A window from Drosophila kikkawai strain 14028-0561.14 chromosome 2L, DkikHiC1v2, whole genome shotgun sequence encodes these proteins:
- the LOC108078498 gene encoding uncharacterized protein — translation MAEYPVCVSSSTRELARLTAEEVQIATKEVVQRKKTAKVAKNTPPGGAQMVMRQKMWRQHRERVKGAVSMVDAEPPGFQAARITGVNNLRDEASVFMQRTRANIQLLVEISRTMRTHGAINPFRYEAVHGVSSIPAALLQLEQLERINRDFGRRIMEVTSEVDSGLSYKRTREGRNAKPLPPLELPAQAMAKYEAFSIPLPKSDEELRRLFRPKIYFDFYLKDARPLGRIVVQLYTEAAPLVVLQLVKSCMCNQHSKFMVTRLFPNLWLETDLPLAPDSLLRQPLEYDAKVIDHGASSYVLSFSKAHVKGFAQHLSFAISFKPLAVVNGSRVGFGRILKGGKICDCIQSYGTKNGKLSRGLHFTECGLL, via the coding sequence ATGGCTGAGTATCCCGTGTGCGTGTCCTCTTCCACTCGAGAGCTGGCCCGGCTTACGGCGGAAGAAGTTCAGATTGCCACCAAGGAGGTTGTCCAACGCAAAAAGACGGCCAAGGTAGCCAAGAATACACCCCCAGGCGGAGCCCAAATGGTAATGCGGCAGAAAATGTGGCGGCAGCACCGAGAGCGCGTCAAGGGGGCCGTTAGCATGGTGGACGCGGAGCCACCCGGCTTCCAGGCGGCCCGCATCACCGGAGTAAATAATTTGCGGGATGAGGCGTCGGTCTTTATGCAGCGCACCCGAGCCAACATCCAGTTACTGGTGGAGATCTCGCGCACAATGCGCACCCACGGCGCCATCAATCCGTTCCGCTACGAGGCGGTGCACGGAGTTTCGTCCATACCCGCGGCCCTGCTGCAGCTGGAACAGCTGGAGCGGATCAACCGCGACTTCGGCCGCCGCATTATGGAGGTGACCAGCGAGGTGGATTCGGGTCTGTCCTACAAGCGGACACGTGAGGGCCGAAACGCGAAACCACTGCCGCCGCTGGAGCTGCCCGCCCAGGCGATGGCCAAGTACGAGGCCTTCAGCATCCCGCTACCCAAGTCCGACGAGGAGCTGCGTCGCCTCTTCAGGCCGAAAATATACTTTGACTTTTACCTGAAGGACGCTCGGCCGCTGGGCAGGATAGTCGTCCAGCTGTACACGGAGGCGGCCCCGCTGGTCGTCCTGCAGCTGGTCAAGTCCTGTATGTGCAACCAGCACTCCAAGTTCATGGTGACGCGGCTCTTCCCCAATCTCTGGCTGGAAACGGACCTACCTCTGGCTCCGGATTCTCTGCTGCGCCAGCCGCTGGAGTATGACGCCAAGGTGATTGACCACGGAGCCTCCAGCTATGTGCTGTCCTTCAGCAAGGCCCACGTCAAAGGATTCGCGCAGCACCTCTCCTTCGCCATCTCGTTCAAGCCGCTGGCGGTGGTCAATGGCTCGCGGGTGGGATTCGGGCGTATTCTGAAGGGCGGCAAGATCTGCGACTGCATCCAGAGCTACGGAACCAAGAACGGGAAGCTCAGCCGCGGCCTGCACTTCACCGAATGCGGGCTGCTCTAG